One Takifugu rubripes chromosome 19, fTakRub1.2, whole genome shotgun sequence genomic window carries:
- the cyp24a1 gene encoding 1,25-dihydroxyvitamin D(3) 24-hydroxylase, mitochondrial translates to MRAQMKKAPQIVELLRKKSVGLQHFKPTSSVCVLEEKDALEAARCPHAASRAHSLDAIPGPTNWPLVGSLFELLRKGGLTRQHEALVDYHKKFGKIFRLKLGSFESVHIGAPCLLESLYRTEGSYPQRLEIKPWTAYRDMRDEAYGLLILEGKDWQRVRRAFQQKLMKPTEVVKLDRKINEVLEDFVSRIGKTNIGGKIEDLYFELNKWSFETICLVLYDKRFGLLQDKVNEEAMNFITAVKTMMSTFGLMMVTPVELHKSLNTKTWQDHTAAWDRIFSTAKVYIDKKLKRNSVIAPDDLIGDILHQSRLSKKELYAAITELQIGGVETTANSMLWAIFNLSRNPGAQRRLLEEIRTVVPPEQDPCGEHIKSMPYLKACLKESMRISPSVPFTSRTLDKDTVLGDYAIPKGTVLMINSHALGSSEDYFDDGKKFKPERWLREHGTINPFAHVPFGIGKRMCIGRRLAELQLQLAMCWLVRDFEIVATDNEPLDVIHSGLLVPNRELPVAFIKR, encoded by the exons ATGAGGGCACAGATGAAAAAGGCTCCTCAGATTGTCGAGCTGCTGAGAAAGAAGTCTGTGGGGCTGCAACACTTCAAGCCAACATCCTCAGTGTGCGTCCTGGAAGAGAAGGATGCTCTGGAGGCTGCGCGGTGCCCTCACGCTGCCTCCAGAGCTCACAGTCTGGACGCGATTCCGGGACCTACCAACTGGCCCCTGGTCGGCAGTCTGTTTGAACTCCTGCGTAAAGGAGGCCTGACAAGGCAACACGAGGCACTG GTTGATTATCACAAGAAATTTGGCAAGATTTTTCGTCTGAAGCTCGGCTCCTTTGAATCGGTGCACATTGGCGCACCTTGCTTGCTGGAGTCACTGTACAGAACGGAGGGGAGTTACCCCCAGAGACTGGAGATCAAACCCTGGACCGCTTACAGAGACATGAGAGACGAGGCGTACGGGCTCCTCATTCT AGAGGGGAAAGACTGGcagagggtgaggagggctTTTCAGCAGAAACTCATGAAGCCGACCGAGGTGGTGAAGCTGGATCGCAAAATTAACGAG GTGTTGGAAGATTTCGTCAGCAGAATTGGAAAAACTAACATTGGTGGCAAGATTGAGGACTTGTACTTTGAACTGAATAAATGGTCATTTGAGA CAATCTGTTTGGTCCTCTATGACAAGAGATTTGGTCTCCTGCAAGACAAAGTCAACGAGGAGGCAATGAACTTCATCACAGCAGTAAAAACA ATGATGAGTACATTTGGCCTGATGATGGTCACGCCGGTGGAGCTGCACAAGAGCCTCAACACCAAGACATGGCAGGACCACACTGCTGCCTGGGACCGCATTTTCAGCACAG CCAAAGTCTACATAGacaagaagctgaagaggaacTCTGTCATAGCTCCTGATGACTTGATTGGTGATATCTTACACCAGAGCCGCCTTTCTAAGAAGGAGCTTTACGCAGCCATCACAGAGCTACAGATTGGAGGAGTCGAGACA ACCGCCAACAGTATGCTGTGGGCTATTTTCAACTTGTCACGGAACCCTGGCGCCCAAaggaggctgctggaggagatcaGAACAGTAGTGCCTCCTGAACAGGACCCATGCGGAGAACACATCAAGAGCATGCCTTACCTCAAAGCCTGCCTCAAAGAGTCAATGAG gatatcaccatcagtCCCATTCACTAGTCGGACTCTGGACAAAGACACTGTGTTGGGGGATTATGCTATTCCCAAAGGG ACGGTGTTAATGATCAACAGCCATGCTCTGGGCTCCAGCGAGGACTATTTCGACGATGGCAAGAAGTTCAAGCCCGAACGCTGGCTGCGTGAGCACGGCACAATCAACCCCTTCGCCCACGTCCCCTTCGGTATTGGGAAGAGGATGTGCATCGGCCGGCggctggcagagctgcagctgcagctagcCATGTGCTGG TTGGTCAGAGATTTTGAGATCGTTGCAACAGATAACGAGCCGCTCGATGTGATCCATTCGGGACTTCTGGTTCCCAACAGAGAACTTCCTGTCGCCTTCATTAAGAGATGA
- the LOC101068861 gene encoding nuclear factor of activated T-cells, cytoplasmic 2-like isoform X1 — protein sequence MTTGGLGLAENLGQDINQEELDFSVLFLYNSSEEFPISCDKADESGPFDNHHPLLMDNRTGSISEQMGSRQEISSHSPSMEHLSGTVYDSLGLESKPGLIRAPSPRIEITPSGDSYSSATLETVPGCKVLGTYRECVSPASSNSSTGWPVDTYSPVASPTPTAGFAMGLSGLDLCPALQGIHPSSAHSSPGTSQRNSITEDSFLQPQYPRSMSSVPHQRSRSAPPHGKRSHDQPQSCQGGTPVKQRSRSPSPVPWPHGPQGSYYLHQYQDLDQAHSPGLEMLASLGPGLQRPTQTPVPRDSQRQAKREYPYGAGFDWTAEQQKLDRVKNEMKSETIYMLPTLWSPMPPPNHGGFSGLPMASFPSLEWPIPSKSGQYELFIQQQPRSHHRAHYETEGSRGAVKTPNGGHPEVQLHGYEGAAQLGLQVYIGTADEKLLKPHAFYQVHRITGKTVTTPSLERMVNGTKVLEIPLEPKNNMRVVIDCAGILKLRNADIEQKSNETDIGRKNTRVRLVFRVHIPQPGGQLLSLQVASDPIECSQRSAQELPLVEQQDLDRCSALGGQQMVLRGQNFTSDSKVVFSEKTQDGKQIWEVEATVDRDKTQSNMLFFEVPPYRDRCISHPAKVNFFVINGKKKRSQPQHLLYTPTIAIKTEPLADSQLVSYGYPENQSLPSLSMKSLYQHLDQDSSCRVSNILPASYQRTTVDPRVQVFTPDVLDDQSVYYQSRGGSLIGSTMLYPAANQHYSNSGTTLFSCSPIALHPSSNFSQSVGTTVPMAKLVEAPHDPCSASRYEGFIQKGTSLGTSPPMRYIHHDQAKGRSGCDLDPSGQRVTRNSHYGENQDERPSEKVTIKQESLRYAYLEDVNDIIRRDLKGHNGQ from the exons ATGACGACTGGAGGTTTGGGGCTCGCTGAGAACCTGGGTCAAGACATCAATCAGGAGGAGTTGGACTTTTCTGTGCTCTTTCTCTACAATTCTTCTGAAGAATTTCCAATCAGCTGTGATAAGG CAGATGAATCAGGCCCTTTCGATAACCACCATCCTCTGCTGATGGACAATCGCACTGGATCCATTTCAGAGCAGATGGGCTCCAGGCAGGAGATCTCCTCTCACAGCCCCAGCATGGAACACCTATCTGGGACAGTCTATGACTCCCTGGGCCTGGAGTCCAAACCAGGACTCATTCGCGCTCCCAGCCCCAGGATTGAGATAACTCCATCGGGTGACTCTTACAGCTCGGCGACCCTGGAAACAGTTCCTGGATGCAAAGTTTTGGGGACCTACCGGGAGTGTGTGAGCCCTGCCAGCAGTAACTCCTCCACGGGCTGGCCTGTAGATACATACTCGCCAGTCGCGTCGCCCACTCCTACTGCAGGCTTTGCCATGGGTTTATCTGGTTTAGACCTCTGCCCGGCTCTCCAGGGCATCCACCCCTCTTCCGCTCACTCTTCTCCCGGAACTTCTCAGCGCAACAGCATCACAGAAGACAGTTTTCTTCAGCCTCAGTATCCCCGCTCCATGTCATCAGTTCCTCACCAGCGATCCCGCTCTGCCCCTCCCCATGGAAAACGCTCCCATGACCAGCCTCAATCCTGTCAAGGAGGCACTCCTGTAAAGCAGCGCTCCAGAAGCCCCAGCCCTGTCCCCTGGCCTCATGGGCCACAGGGATCCTACTATCTCCACCAGTACCAAGATCTGGATCAGGCCCACTCCCCGGGCCTGGAGATGCTGGCCAGTCTTGGTCCTGGTCTCCAAAGACCTACTCAAACACCCGTGCCACGAGATTCACAGCGGCAGGCCAAGAGAGAGTATCCATACGGGGCAGGTTTTGACTGGACTGCTGAGCAACAGAAGTTGGACagggtgaaaaatgaaatgaagtctGAAACCATTTACATGCTCCCTACACTTTGGTCGCCTATGCCACCACCAAACCATGGAGGTTTCAG TGGGTTGCCCATGGCTTCATTTCCATCGCTGGAGTGGCCAATTCCCAGTAAGTCCGGCCAGTATGAGCTTTTTATCCAGCAGCAACCCAGATCTCACCACAGAGCTCATTACGAGACtgagggcagcagaggagccGTGAAGACACCTAATGGAGGGCATCCAGAGGTTCAG CTTCATGGGTACGAAGGGGCAGCACAACTGGGGCTCCAGGTCTACATCGGCACGGCGGACGAAAAGCTCCTGAAACCACACGCCTTTTACCAAGTCCACCGCATCACCGGGAAGACTGTCACCACACCCAGCCTGGAGAGGATGGTGAACGGGACGAAGGTGCTGGAGATCCCTCTGGAGCCAAAGAACAACATGAGAGTGGT GATCGACTGTGCAGGAATCCTCAAGCTGAGAAATGCTGACATCGAGCAGAAGAGCAACGAGACCGACATCGGACGGAAAAACACCCGCGTTCGTTTGGTGTTTCGGGTTCACAtccctcagcctggaggccagCTGCTGTCCCTTCAAGTTGCATCGGACCCTATAGAATGCT CCCAGCGCTCAGCTCAGGAGCTCCCTTTAGTCGAGCAGCAGGACCTGGACCGATGCTCAGCCCTCGGGGGACAACAGATGGTCCTCAGAGGACAAAACTTCACATCAGACTCCAAAGTGGTGTTCTCAGAGAAGACACAAG ATGGTAAGCAAATCTGGGAGGTGGAAGCCACTGTGGACCGAGACAAAACACAATCT AACATGCTCTTTTTTGAGGTCCCCCCGTACAGAGACCGGTGCATCTCCCACCCAGCTAAAGTCAACTTTTTTGTcataaatggaaagaaaaaacgCAGCCAGCCTCAACACCTCCTCTATACACCCACGATCG ctATTAAAACAGAACCACTTGCTGACTCCCAACTGGTTTCCTACGGCTACCCAGAGAACCAGTCTCTGCCCAGCTTGTCTATGAAATCGCTCTATCAGCACCTCGATCAGGACAGCAGCTGCCGAGTCTCGAATATTTTACCGGCATCATACCAGAGGACCACCGTAGACCCCAGAGTCCAAGTGTTTACCCCAGACGTGCTAGACGATCAGTCAGTCTACTATCAATCCAGAGGTGGCTCTCTCATCGGCAGCACCATGTTGTACCCCGCTGCGAACCAGCATTACAGCAACAGCGGAACCACTCTCTTCAGTTGTTCTCCAATTGCTTTGCACCCTTCCTCCAATTTCAGCCAATCCGTCGGTACTACCGTGCCGATGGCCAAGCTGGTAGAAGCCCCTCACGACCCCTGCTCGGCGTCAAGATATGAAGGCTTTATTCAAAAAGGGACGTCACTGGGGACGTCACCACCTATGAGGTACATCCACCATGATCAAGCTAAAGGGAGGTCCGGATGTGACCTGGACCCAAGTGGACAGCGCGTGACCCGGAACAGCCATTATGGAGAAAACCAAGATGAAAGACCTTCAGAAAAGGTCACAATCAAGCAAGAGAGTCTCCGCTATGCCTACCTGGAGGATG TGAATGACATCATCCGAAGAGATCTAAAAGGCCACAATGGACAATAA
- the LOC101068861 gene encoding nuclear factor of activated T-cells, cytoplasmic 2-like isoform X2, translating to MTTGGLGLAENLGQDINQEELDFSVLFLYNSSEEFPISCDKDESGPFDNHHPLLMDNRTGSISEQMGSRQEISSHSPSMEHLSGTVYDSLGLESKPGLIRAPSPRIEITPSGDSYSSATLETVPGCKVLGTYRECVSPASSNSSTGWPVDTYSPVASPTPTAGFAMGLSGLDLCPALQGIHPSSAHSSPGTSQRNSITEDSFLQPQYPRSMSSVPHQRSRSAPPHGKRSHDQPQSCQGGTPVKQRSRSPSPVPWPHGPQGSYYLHQYQDLDQAHSPGLEMLASLGPGLQRPTQTPVPRDSQRQAKREYPYGAGFDWTAEQQKLDRVKNEMKSETIYMLPTLWSPMPPPNHGGFSGLPMASFPSLEWPIPSKSGQYELFIQQQPRSHHRAHYETEGSRGAVKTPNGGHPEVQLHGYEGAAQLGLQVYIGTADEKLLKPHAFYQVHRITGKTVTTPSLERMVNGTKVLEIPLEPKNNMRVVIDCAGILKLRNADIEQKSNETDIGRKNTRVRLVFRVHIPQPGGQLLSLQVASDPIECSQRSAQELPLVEQQDLDRCSALGGQQMVLRGQNFTSDSKVVFSEKTQDGKQIWEVEATVDRDKTQSNMLFFEVPPYRDRCISHPAKVNFFVINGKKKRSQPQHLLYTPTIAIKTEPLADSQLVSYGYPENQSLPSLSMKSLYQHLDQDSSCRVSNILPASYQRTTVDPRVQVFTPDVLDDQSVYYQSRGGSLIGSTMLYPAANQHYSNSGTTLFSCSPIALHPSSNFSQSVGTTVPMAKLVEAPHDPCSASRYEGFIQKGTSLGTSPPMRYIHHDQAKGRSGCDLDPSGQRVTRNSHYGENQDERPSEKVTIKQESLRYAYLEDVNDIIRRDLKGHNGQ from the exons ATGACGACTGGAGGTTTGGGGCTCGCTGAGAACCTGGGTCAAGACATCAATCAGGAGGAGTTGGACTTTTCTGTGCTCTTTCTCTACAATTCTTCTGAAGAATTTCCAATCAGCTGTGATAAGG ATGAATCAGGCCCTTTCGATAACCACCATCCTCTGCTGATGGACAATCGCACTGGATCCATTTCAGAGCAGATGGGCTCCAGGCAGGAGATCTCCTCTCACAGCCCCAGCATGGAACACCTATCTGGGACAGTCTATGACTCCCTGGGCCTGGAGTCCAAACCAGGACTCATTCGCGCTCCCAGCCCCAGGATTGAGATAACTCCATCGGGTGACTCTTACAGCTCGGCGACCCTGGAAACAGTTCCTGGATGCAAAGTTTTGGGGACCTACCGGGAGTGTGTGAGCCCTGCCAGCAGTAACTCCTCCACGGGCTGGCCTGTAGATACATACTCGCCAGTCGCGTCGCCCACTCCTACTGCAGGCTTTGCCATGGGTTTATCTGGTTTAGACCTCTGCCCGGCTCTCCAGGGCATCCACCCCTCTTCCGCTCACTCTTCTCCCGGAACTTCTCAGCGCAACAGCATCACAGAAGACAGTTTTCTTCAGCCTCAGTATCCCCGCTCCATGTCATCAGTTCCTCACCAGCGATCCCGCTCTGCCCCTCCCCATGGAAAACGCTCCCATGACCAGCCTCAATCCTGTCAAGGAGGCACTCCTGTAAAGCAGCGCTCCAGAAGCCCCAGCCCTGTCCCCTGGCCTCATGGGCCACAGGGATCCTACTATCTCCACCAGTACCAAGATCTGGATCAGGCCCACTCCCCGGGCCTGGAGATGCTGGCCAGTCTTGGTCCTGGTCTCCAAAGACCTACTCAAACACCCGTGCCACGAGATTCACAGCGGCAGGCCAAGAGAGAGTATCCATACGGGGCAGGTTTTGACTGGACTGCTGAGCAACAGAAGTTGGACagggtgaaaaatgaaatgaagtctGAAACCATTTACATGCTCCCTACACTTTGGTCGCCTATGCCACCACCAAACCATGGAGGTTTCAG TGGGTTGCCCATGGCTTCATTTCCATCGCTGGAGTGGCCAATTCCCAGTAAGTCCGGCCAGTATGAGCTTTTTATCCAGCAGCAACCCAGATCTCACCACAGAGCTCATTACGAGACtgagggcagcagaggagccGTGAAGACACCTAATGGAGGGCATCCAGAGGTTCAG CTTCATGGGTACGAAGGGGCAGCACAACTGGGGCTCCAGGTCTACATCGGCACGGCGGACGAAAAGCTCCTGAAACCACACGCCTTTTACCAAGTCCACCGCATCACCGGGAAGACTGTCACCACACCCAGCCTGGAGAGGATGGTGAACGGGACGAAGGTGCTGGAGATCCCTCTGGAGCCAAAGAACAACATGAGAGTGGT GATCGACTGTGCAGGAATCCTCAAGCTGAGAAATGCTGACATCGAGCAGAAGAGCAACGAGACCGACATCGGACGGAAAAACACCCGCGTTCGTTTGGTGTTTCGGGTTCACAtccctcagcctggaggccagCTGCTGTCCCTTCAAGTTGCATCGGACCCTATAGAATGCT CCCAGCGCTCAGCTCAGGAGCTCCCTTTAGTCGAGCAGCAGGACCTGGACCGATGCTCAGCCCTCGGGGGACAACAGATGGTCCTCAGAGGACAAAACTTCACATCAGACTCCAAAGTGGTGTTCTCAGAGAAGACACAAG ATGGTAAGCAAATCTGGGAGGTGGAAGCCACTGTGGACCGAGACAAAACACAATCT AACATGCTCTTTTTTGAGGTCCCCCCGTACAGAGACCGGTGCATCTCCCACCCAGCTAAAGTCAACTTTTTTGTcataaatggaaagaaaaaacgCAGCCAGCCTCAACACCTCCTCTATACACCCACGATCG ctATTAAAACAGAACCACTTGCTGACTCCCAACTGGTTTCCTACGGCTACCCAGAGAACCAGTCTCTGCCCAGCTTGTCTATGAAATCGCTCTATCAGCACCTCGATCAGGACAGCAGCTGCCGAGTCTCGAATATTTTACCGGCATCATACCAGAGGACCACCGTAGACCCCAGAGTCCAAGTGTTTACCCCAGACGTGCTAGACGATCAGTCAGTCTACTATCAATCCAGAGGTGGCTCTCTCATCGGCAGCACCATGTTGTACCCCGCTGCGAACCAGCATTACAGCAACAGCGGAACCACTCTCTTCAGTTGTTCTCCAATTGCTTTGCACCCTTCCTCCAATTTCAGCCAATCCGTCGGTACTACCGTGCCGATGGCCAAGCTGGTAGAAGCCCCTCACGACCCCTGCTCGGCGTCAAGATATGAAGGCTTTATTCAAAAAGGGACGTCACTGGGGACGTCACCACCTATGAGGTACATCCACCATGATCAAGCTAAAGGGAGGTCCGGATGTGACCTGGACCCAAGTGGACAGCGCGTGACCCGGAACAGCCATTATGGAGAAAACCAAGATGAAAGACCTTCAGAAAAGGTCACAATCAAGCAAGAGAGTCTCCGCTATGCCTACCTGGAGGATG TGAATGACATCATCCGAAGAGATCTAAAAGGCCACAATGGACAATAA
- the manbal gene encoding protein MANBAL, whose translation MSADLDLSTPEVPEPTFLESVLRYGLFLGAIFQLICILAVIVIPTSKGNEQEETESSDNKTNEQMKKPKGAAPQTRQKTKKESKKKR comes from the exons ATGTCTGCAGACCTGGACCTTTCCACCCCAGAGGTCCCCGAGCCCACATTTCTAGAGAGCGTGCTGCGTTATGGGCTGTTTCTAGGTGCGATCTTTCAGCTAATCTGCATCCTGGCTGTCATCGTTATCCCCACATCCAAAGGAAATGAGCAG GAAGAGACAGAGTCCTCTGATAACAAAACcaatgaacagatgaagaaaCCTAAAGGGGCCGCACCCCAGACACGACAAAAAACTAAGAAAGAGAGCAAAAAGAAGCGCTAG
- the LOC101078636 gene encoding proto-oncogene tyrosine-protein kinase Src isoform X2 has protein sequence MGAGKSKPKEPGQRSMSLDGTIGTGSDSGHFHHPRPAQQTQTPNRSPAVGTGRRGHQGQHHQPPTNTPEIVPFGGVDHTGTITSPQRGPLSGGVTTFVALYDYESRTASDLTFRKGHLLQIVNNTEGDWWLAHSLTTGESGYIPSNYVAPSDSIQAKEWYFGKITRRDSERLLLNLQNRRGTFLVRESETTKGAYCLSVLDYDNTKGLNIKHYKIRKLDSGGFYITSRTQFTSLQQLVFHYHEHSDGLCHALTDVCPVAKPQTQGLAKDAWEIPRESLRLDLKLGQGCFGEVWMGTWNGTTRVAIKTLKPGTMSPEAFLQEAQVMKKLRHEKLVQLYAVVSEEPIYIVTEYMSQGSLLDFLKGEAGKMLRLPQLVDMASQIAAGMAYVERMNYVHRDLRAANILVGDSLVCKVADFGLARLIEDNEYTARQGAKFPIKWTAPEAALYGRFTIKSDVWSFGVLLTELATKGRVPYPGMVNREVLDQVERGYRMPCPSECPSSLHELMLSCWRKDPEERPTFEYLQGFLEDYFTSTEPQYQPGENL, from the exons ATGGGGGCGGGCAAGAGCAAGCCCAAGGAGCCGGGCCAGCGCTCCATGAGCCTGGACGGCACCATCGGAACGGGCTCAGACAGCGGCCACTTCCACCACCCGCGCCCCGCCCAGCAGACCCAGACGCCCAACAGGAGCCCCGCTGTAGGGACGGGCAGGCGGGGGCATCAGGGGCAGCACCACCAGCCTCCAACAAATACACCCGAGATTGTCCCCTTCGGAGGCGTGGACCACACCGGGACCATCACCTCACCTCAGAGGGGACCCCTGTCGG GAGGCGTGACCACGTTTGTGGCGCTGTACGACTACGAGTCGAGGACGGCGTCCGACCTGACCTTCAGGAAAGGCCACCTGCTGCAGATTGTAAACAACAC AGAAGGTGATTGGTGGCTCGCTCATTCCCTGACGACTGGCGAGAGCGGCTACATCCCCAGCAACTATGTGGCTCCATCCGACTCCATCCAAGCAAAAGA GTGGTATTTTGGGAAGATCACCCGGCGTGACTCCGAGAGGCTCCTTTTGAACCTGCAGAACAGGCGAGGAACGTTTTTGGTGAGGGAGAGCGAGACCACTAAAG GAGCATATTGCCTGTCAGTGCTGGATTATGATAACACCAAAGGCCTGAATATCAAACATTACAAGATCAGGAAGTTGGATAGTGGAGGTTTCTACATCACCTCTCGAACCCAGTTTACCAGCCTACAGCAGCTAGTCTTCCATTACCACG AGCACTCCGATGGACTGTGTCACGCTTTAACAGATGTGTGTCCTGTGGCTAAACCTCAAACCCAGGGTCTGGCCAAGGATGCCTGGGAGATTCCCAGAGAGTCCCTCCGCCTTGACCTGAAACTGGGACAGGGCTGCTTTGGAGAAGTCTGGATGG GAACTTGGAACGGCACGACCCGTGTAGCAATCAAGACCCTGAAGCCTGGTACGATGTCTCCAGAAGCCTTTCTCCAGGAAGCCCAGGTCATGAAGAAGTTGAGGCACGAGAAGCTGGTCCAGCTTTACGCTGTTGTGTCTGAGGAACCTATTTATATTGTGACGGAATACATGAGTCAAG GTAGCTTATTGGATTTCCTGAAAGGGGAAGCAGGAAAGATGCTCCGCCTGCCTCAACTGGTTGACATGGCTTCTCAG ATTGCAGCGGGTATGGCTTATGTCGAGCGGATGAACTACGTCCACAGAGACCTGCGCGCCGCTAACATCCTGGTTGGGGACAGCCTGGTGTGTAAAGTGGCCGACTTCGGTCTGGCACGACTCATCGAAGACAACGAGTACACTGCCAGACAGG GGGCTAAGTTCCCCATCAAATGGACGGCGCCGGAGGCAGCCCTGTATGGTCGTTTCACCATCAAGTCTGACGTCTGGTCCTTTGGTGTGCTGTTGACTGAGCTGGCAACTAAAGGAAGAGTTCCATatccag GTATGGTTAACCGTGAGGTTCTCGACCAGGTAGAACGTGGCTACAGAATGCCGTGCCCTTCAGAGTGCCCCAGCTCTTTGCACGAGCTCATGCTTTCCTGCTGGAGGAAGGACCCAGAGGAGAGGCCCACCTTTGAGTACCTGCAGGGTTTTCTAGAGGACTACTTCACCTCCACAGAGCCCCAGTATCAACCTGGGGAGAACCTCTAA
- the LOC101078636 gene encoding proto-oncogene tyrosine-protein kinase Src isoform X1 — MGAGKSKPKEPGQRSMSLDGTIGTGSDSGHFHHPRPAQQTQTPNRSPAVGTGRRGHQGQHHQPPTNTPEIVPFGGVDHTGTITSPQRGPLSGGVTTFVALYDYESRTASDLTFRKGHLLQIVNNTKKYSFREGDWWLAHSLTTGESGYIPSNYVAPSDSIQAKEWYFGKITRRDSERLLLNLQNRRGTFLVRESETTKGAYCLSVLDYDNTKGLNIKHYKIRKLDSGGFYITSRTQFTSLQQLVFHYHEHSDGLCHALTDVCPVAKPQTQGLAKDAWEIPRESLRLDLKLGQGCFGEVWMGTWNGTTRVAIKTLKPGTMSPEAFLQEAQVMKKLRHEKLVQLYAVVSEEPIYIVTEYMSQGSLLDFLKGEAGKMLRLPQLVDMASQIAAGMAYVERMNYVHRDLRAANILVGDSLVCKVADFGLARLIEDNEYTARQGAKFPIKWTAPEAALYGRFTIKSDVWSFGVLLTELATKGRVPYPGMVNREVLDQVERGYRMPCPSECPSSLHELMLSCWRKDPEERPTFEYLQGFLEDYFTSTEPQYQPGENL, encoded by the exons ATGGGGGCGGGCAAGAGCAAGCCCAAGGAGCCGGGCCAGCGCTCCATGAGCCTGGACGGCACCATCGGAACGGGCTCAGACAGCGGCCACTTCCACCACCCGCGCCCCGCCCAGCAGACCCAGACGCCCAACAGGAGCCCCGCTGTAGGGACGGGCAGGCGGGGGCATCAGGGGCAGCACCACCAGCCTCCAACAAATACACCCGAGATTGTCCCCTTCGGAGGCGTGGACCACACCGGGACCATCACCTCACCTCAGAGGGGACCCCTGTCGG GAGGCGTGACCACGTTTGTGGCGCTGTACGACTACGAGTCGAGGACGGCGTCCGACCTGACCTTCAGGAAAGGCCACCTGCTGCAGATTGTAAACAACAC GAAAAAGTACAGTTTCAG AGAAGGTGATTGGTGGCTCGCTCATTCCCTGACGACTGGCGAGAGCGGCTACATCCCCAGCAACTATGTGGCTCCATCCGACTCCATCCAAGCAAAAGA GTGGTATTTTGGGAAGATCACCCGGCGTGACTCCGAGAGGCTCCTTTTGAACCTGCAGAACAGGCGAGGAACGTTTTTGGTGAGGGAGAGCGAGACCACTAAAG GAGCATATTGCCTGTCAGTGCTGGATTATGATAACACCAAAGGCCTGAATATCAAACATTACAAGATCAGGAAGTTGGATAGTGGAGGTTTCTACATCACCTCTCGAACCCAGTTTACCAGCCTACAGCAGCTAGTCTTCCATTACCACG AGCACTCCGATGGACTGTGTCACGCTTTAACAGATGTGTGTCCTGTGGCTAAACCTCAAACCCAGGGTCTGGCCAAGGATGCCTGGGAGATTCCCAGAGAGTCCCTCCGCCTTGACCTGAAACTGGGACAGGGCTGCTTTGGAGAAGTCTGGATGG GAACTTGGAACGGCACGACCCGTGTAGCAATCAAGACCCTGAAGCCTGGTACGATGTCTCCAGAAGCCTTTCTCCAGGAAGCCCAGGTCATGAAGAAGTTGAGGCACGAGAAGCTGGTCCAGCTTTACGCTGTTGTGTCTGAGGAACCTATTTATATTGTGACGGAATACATGAGTCAAG GTAGCTTATTGGATTTCCTGAAAGGGGAAGCAGGAAAGATGCTCCGCCTGCCTCAACTGGTTGACATGGCTTCTCAG ATTGCAGCGGGTATGGCTTATGTCGAGCGGATGAACTACGTCCACAGAGACCTGCGCGCCGCTAACATCCTGGTTGGGGACAGCCTGGTGTGTAAAGTGGCCGACTTCGGTCTGGCACGACTCATCGAAGACAACGAGTACACTGCCAGACAGG GGGCTAAGTTCCCCATCAAATGGACGGCGCCGGAGGCAGCCCTGTATGGTCGTTTCACCATCAAGTCTGACGTCTGGTCCTTTGGTGTGCTGTTGACTGAGCTGGCAACTAAAGGAAGAGTTCCATatccag GTATGGTTAACCGTGAGGTTCTCGACCAGGTAGAACGTGGCTACAGAATGCCGTGCCCTTCAGAGTGCCCCAGCTCTTTGCACGAGCTCATGCTTTCCTGCTGGAGGAAGGACCCAGAGGAGAGGCCCACCTTTGAGTACCTGCAGGGTTTTCTAGAGGACTACTTCACCTCCACAGAGCCCCAGTATCAACCTGGGGAGAACCTCTAA